The following proteins come from a genomic window of Plectropomus leopardus isolate mb chromosome 11, YSFRI_Pleo_2.0, whole genome shotgun sequence:
- the slc45a3 gene encoding solute carrier family 45 member 3 gives MPGWRSQWRLVLLNSLTCGLEICVAAGITYVPPLLLEAGVEERYMTMVLGIGPVLGLLFIPLIGSASDHCNSSYGRRRPFIWLLSLGVLLALFIIPHADVLAARLAWGGRTLQVGFLILGVGLLDFCGQVCFTPLEALLSDLYRDEEDCGQAFAMFSFMVSLGGCVGYLLPALDWSRGLLSVYLGGQAECLFSLLILIFISSVLITMKVSEEPSCANGGLPGSGSLLESGTSAMEAGRCGVPRSCCYLLKCKLRLLKSGPLLCLLRTCWSMTPAIYRSYCHVPRVMRQLCVAQLCSWMAVMSFMLFYTDFVGEGLYGGVPSALPGSVSKQRYDEGIRMGSLGLFLQCATSTFFSLVMSRLVRHFGSRWVYLSSMVSFTVSAVVICLSKSVVLVTVMASLTGYAYATLQTLPYTLTCHYHKEKEVYMPKRKTKSVHKNGITTKRDSVYSTPAEEEDGVNHKTGTPYGHAFFSQDSYEYYPSPHSQNGSSHSPSGTELEEAESGYEKRGVGLDFAILDSTFLLSQVFPTLFMGMIVQFAQSVTAYIACSAIFGAVAIYLASQIIFDQKDLKS, from the exons GTATTGGTCCAGTCCTCGGCCTCCTTTTtatccctctgattggctcagcCAGTGACCACTGCAACAGCAGTTACGGCAGACGACGGCCTTTTATCTGGTTGCTCTCTTTAGGAGTTCTTCTAGCACTGTTCATCATTCCCCACGCTGACGTACTGGCTGCACGCCTTGCCTGGGGTGGGCGCACCCTCCAG GTGGGCTTTCTAATCCTTGGGGTGGGACTCCTTGACTTCTGTGGACAAGTGTGCTTCACACCATTGGAGGCTCTTTTGTCAGACCTTTATCGAGACGAGGAAGACTGTGGCCAAGCCTTTGCCATGTTTTCCTTTATGGTCAGTTTGGGAGGCTGTGTGGGCTATTTGTTACCAGCACTGGACTGGAGTCGAGGCCTGCTTTCTGTTTACCTGGGAGGCCAGGCCGAGTGCCTCTTCTCCCTTctcatcctcatcttcatctCCAGCGTGCTCATCACCATGAAGGTGTCTGAGGAGCCCTCGTGTGCCAATGGTGGCTTGCCGGGGTCTGGATCTTTACTGGAGTCAGGGACCAGTGCAATGGAGGCCGGTCGATGCGGCGTGCCGCGCTCATGCTGCTACCTGCTGAAGTGCAAGCTGAGGCTTTTGAAGTCTGGACCCTTGTTGTGCCTGCTGAGAACTTGCTGGTCCATGACCCCCGCCATCTACAGGAGCTACTGCCATGTCCCGCGGGTGATGAGGCAGCTGTGTGTGGCTCAGCTCTGCAGCTGGATGGCTGTCATGTCTTTCATGCTTTtctacacagactttgtgggAGAAGGCCTGTACGGGGGCGTGCCAAGTGCATTACCAGGAAGTGTGTCCAAGCAAAGATACGATGAAG GTATCCGTATGGGCAGTCTGGGCCTGTTCCTGCAGTGTGCTACCTCAACATTCTTCTCCCTGGTCATGAGTCGTTTGGTTCGCCATTTTGGCTCACGATGGGTCTACTTGAGCAGTATGGTGAGCTTTACAGTCTCTGCTGTGGTCATCTGCCTGTCCAAAAGTGTGGTCTTGGTCACTGTAATGGCGTCCCTCACTGGCTATGCGTACGCCACACTGCAGACTCTGCCCTACACACTCACCTGCCACTACCACAAGGAGAAAGAG GTCTATATGCCAAAAAGGAAAACCAAAAGCGTGCATAAAAATGGTATTACAACCAAGCGAGACTCTGTATATTCGACTCCTGCAGAAGAGGAGGACGGAGTTAACCATAAAACAGGGACTCCTTATGGGCATGCCTTCTTCAGCCAGGACAGTTACGAGTACTACCCCAGTCCACACAGCCAGAACGGCTCATCCCACAGCCCCAGTGGTACCGAACTAGAGGAGGCCGAATCAGGGTATGAGAAACGTGGTGTGGGTTTGGACTTTGCCATTTTAGACAGcaccttcctcctctctcaggTTTTCCCCACCCTCTTCATGGGCATGATTGTTCAGTTCGCACAGTCCGTCACTGCCTATATTGCCTGCTCTGCCATCTTCGGTGCCGTTGCCATCTACTTGGCCAGTCAAATTATCTTTGACCAAAAGGACCTCAAAAGCTGA
- the LOC121950699 gene encoding fibroblast growth factor 6-like codes for MAVAQRLLVSMSCEAGTPHWTLTAVVLLGFLLGIVSAYPLPSSRTNATLLEKRWETLFSRSVLGISGEKPELNWESDYLLGIKRVRRLYCNVGIGFHLQILPDGRINGVHNENQYSLIEISTVERGVVSLYGVKSELFVAMNSRGRLYGTTVFHDECKFKESMLPNNYNAYESVVYRGSYIALSKHGRVKRGNKATTAMTVTHFLPRI; via the exons ATGGCCGTTGCGCAAAGGCTCCTCGTCAGTATGTCCTGCGAGGCCGGCACGCCGCACTGGACGCTGACCGCGGTGGTTCTCCTGGGCTTTCTGCTGGGGATCGTGTCAGCGTACCCTTTACCGAGCAGCAGGACAAATGCAACTTTACTGGAGAAAAGATGGGAGACCCTGTTCTCCCGCTCTGTACTGGGGATCTCCGGGGAGAAACCGGAGCTGAACTGGGAGAGTGACTATCTGCTGGGCATCAAAAGAGTGCGGAGGCTCTACTGCAACGTGGGCATCGGGTTTCACCTTCAGATCCTCCCCGACGGCAGGATAAACGGTGTACATAATGAAAACCAGTACA GTCTAATAGAGATCTCTACGGTGGAGAGAGGAGTGGTGAGCCTCTATGGGGTGAAGAGTGAGTTGTTTGTCGCAATGAACAGCCGTGGGAGGTTATACGGAACG ACAGTCTTCCATGACGAGTGCAAGTTCAAGGAGAGCATGCTTCCGAACAACTACAACGCCTATGAGTCTGTGGTTTACAGAGGCTCCTACATAGCACTCAGCAAGCATGGCCGCGTGAAGAGGGGCAACAAGGCCACCACTGCCATGACTGTAACGCACTTCCTACCCCGAATATGA